A section of the Streptomyces sp. CG1 genome encodes:
- a CDS encoding ATP-binding protein translates to MTTQLEALPHRHALTLPSVPAAVRVARETAEQILVEWGIGLRHPAVDPALLILSELVTNSVRHAAVRSPRLTVFYAAGRDCLAFAVHDRHPYQPPLCSAVTATGSGGLGTVMELVLGLGGTAVVRADADGEGKSVWITLPL, encoded by the coding sequence ATGACCACACAACTGGAGGCGCTGCCGCACCGCCACGCGCTCACCCTGCCGTCCGTACCGGCGGCGGTCCGAGTGGCCCGGGAGACCGCCGAGCAGATCCTGGTGGAATGGGGCATCGGGCTGCGGCACCCCGCAGTGGATCCGGCCCTGCTGATCCTGAGCGAGCTGGTCACCAACAGCGTCCGGCACGCCGCCGTCCGCTCCCCGCGGCTCACCGTGTTCTACGCCGCAGGCAGGGACTGTCTGGCTTTCGCCGTCCATGACCGTCACCCCTACCAGCCGCCCCTGTGCAGCGCGGTCACCGCAACCGGCAGCGGCGGTCTGGGCACCGTGATGGAGCTCGTCCTCGGCCTGGGCGGGACCGCGGTCGTCCGCGCGGACGCCGACGGCGAGGGCAAGAGCGTCTGGATCACCTTGCCCCTGTAA
- a CDS encoding zinc ribbon domain-containing protein YjdM, with translation MSDTLPPCPACSSAYTYEMGALLVCPECGHEWSPSAASAEAGGDKVIKDAVGNVLADGDTVTVVKTLKVKGSPTGIKAGTKVRNIRLVDGVDGHDIDCKIDGFGAMQLKSSVVKKV, from the coding sequence ATGAGCGACACCCTTCCCCCCTGCCCTGCGTGCTCGAGCGCGTACACGTACGAGATGGGCGCGCTGCTCGTCTGCCCGGAATGCGGCCACGAGTGGTCACCGTCCGCCGCATCGGCCGAAGCCGGCGGAGACAAGGTGATCAAGGATGCCGTCGGCAATGTGCTCGCCGACGGCGACACCGTGACGGTGGTCAAGACACTCAAGGTCAAGGGCAGCCCGACCGGCATCAAGGCGGGTACCAAAGTACGCAACATCCGCCTCGTCGACGGCGTGGACGGCCACGACATCGACTGCAAGATCGACGGCTTCGGTGCCATGCAGCTGAAGTCCAGCGTGGTGAAGAAGGTCTGA
- a CDS encoding pyridoxamine 5'-phosphate oxidase family protein: MSTPSGTLRMVEVSGAEALWLLEGAELGRLVFMQREVSVVRPARHVWEYGRLIVRTPVQPVAVPLTVTYHADAVQAATGTGWTVTASGPAEVIRDPDEAAHYRRTLAGWAHGPHDTVVRIHPQTVTGFRLIRGTDKR, from the coding sequence ATGAGCACGCCCTCCGGCACCCTGCGCATGGTCGAGGTTTCCGGCGCGGAGGCGCTCTGGCTGCTGGAAGGGGCGGAGCTGGGGCGGCTGGTGTTCATGCAGCGCGAGGTGAGTGTCGTACGGCCCGCTCGGCATGTGTGGGAGTACGGCCGGCTGATCGTGCGCACCCCCGTCCAGCCGGTCGCCGTTCCGCTGACCGTGACCTACCACGCCGACGCGGTCCAGGCCGCGACCGGCACCGGGTGGACGGTGACCGCGTCCGGACCGGCCGAAGTGATCAGAGACCCGGACGAGGCCGCCCACTACCGGCGCACACTCGCCGGCTGGGCCCACGGCCCGCACGACACCGTCGTCCGTATCCACCCGCAGACGGTCACCGGATTCCGCCTCATCCGGGGAACGGACAAGCGATGA
- a CDS encoding phosphoketolase has product MSVDTRQALSQLDDDELRSLDAHWRAANYLSVGQIYLMANPLLTEPLRPEHIKPRLLGHWGTSPGLNLVHTHLNRVIKSRDLDALCIWGPGHGGPAVLANSWLEGSYSRTYPDITRDAAGMARLFKQFSFPGGVPSHVAPETPGSIHEGGELGYSLSHAYGAALDNPGLLVACVIGDGEAETGPLAASWHSNKFLDPVDDGAVLPILHLNGYKIANPTVLSRLPESELDALLRGYGHDPIHVTGDDPAVVHRAMAQAMDTAVDRIAAIQRAARQEGVTGRPRWPLIVMRTPKGWTGPAEVDGLPVEGTWRSHQVPLAAVRDNPEHLRQLERWLRSYRPEELFDEYGAPRAEVLACIPEGARRLGATPHANGGLLLRELPLPPLERYAVAVDKPGATLHEPTRVLGDMLQDVMAATAGRRDFRLVGPDETASNRLQAVYAASGKAWQAETLTVDEHLDRHGRVMEILSEHTCQGWLEGYLLTGRHGLFSCYEAFVHIVDSMVNQHIKWLRTTRRLPWRAPIASLNYLLTSHVWRQDHNGFSHQDPGFVDHILNKSPEAVRVYFPPDANTLLSVADHALRSRDYVNVIVAGKQPCFDWLPMDEATVHCARGAGIWEWAGTEDGSREPDVVLACAGDVPTQEVLAAAQLLRRHLPELAVRVVNVVDIARLLPSGEHPHGMSDFEYDGLLTADKPVIFAYHGYPWLIHRLAYRRTGHHHLHVRGYKEIGTTTTPFDMVVRNDLDRYRLVMDVIDRVPGLAVRAAAVRQKMEDVRQRHHVWIREHGTDLPEVADWTWDG; this is encoded by the coding sequence ATGTCCGTCGACACGCGGCAGGCGCTCTCCCAGCTGGACGACGACGAGCTGAGGTCGCTGGACGCCCACTGGCGCGCCGCGAACTACCTCTCCGTCGGCCAGATCTACCTCATGGCCAACCCCCTGCTGACCGAGCCACTGCGCCCGGAGCACATCAAACCGCGTCTGCTGGGCCACTGGGGCACTTCTCCGGGCCTGAACCTGGTCCACACCCATCTCAACCGGGTGATCAAGTCCCGTGACCTGGACGCGTTGTGCATCTGGGGGCCCGGCCACGGCGGACCGGCGGTGCTCGCCAACTCCTGGCTGGAGGGCTCGTACTCGCGGACGTACCCCGACATCACGCGGGACGCGGCAGGCATGGCCCGGCTCTTCAAGCAGTTTTCCTTCCCGGGCGGGGTGCCGAGCCACGTCGCGCCCGAGACCCCCGGCTCGATCCACGAAGGCGGCGAGCTCGGCTACTCCCTCTCCCACGCCTACGGCGCCGCGCTGGACAACCCCGGCCTGCTGGTGGCCTGTGTGATCGGCGACGGCGAGGCGGAGACAGGACCACTGGCCGCTTCCTGGCATTCGAACAAGTTCCTCGACCCGGTCGACGACGGAGCGGTGCTGCCGATCCTGCACCTCAACGGGTACAAGATCGCCAACCCGACGGTGCTGTCCCGGCTCCCGGAGTCCGAGCTGGACGCACTGCTGCGCGGCTACGGCCACGACCCGATCCACGTCACCGGCGACGACCCCGCCGTCGTACACCGCGCGATGGCGCAGGCCATGGACACCGCCGTGGACCGCATCGCGGCGATCCAGCGTGCCGCCCGCCAGGAGGGTGTCACCGGCCGGCCCCGCTGGCCCCTCATCGTGATGCGCACCCCGAAGGGCTGGACCGGCCCCGCGGAGGTCGACGGCCTGCCCGTGGAGGGCACCTGGCGCTCCCACCAGGTGCCGCTGGCCGCCGTGCGGGACAACCCCGAGCACCTGCGGCAGCTGGAGCGGTGGCTTCGCTCGTACCGTCCCGAGGAACTGTTCGACGAGTACGGCGCCCCGCGCGCCGAGGTGCTGGCCTGCATTCCTGAAGGGGCCCGTCGGCTCGGCGCGACCCCGCACGCCAACGGCGGCCTGCTGCTGCGTGAACTGCCGCTGCCGCCGCTGGAGCGGTACGCCGTCGCCGTCGACAAGCCCGGCGCCACCCTGCACGAACCTACCCGTGTCCTCGGCGACATGCTCCAGGACGTCATGGCCGCCACTGCCGGCCGCCGCGACTTCCGCCTGGTCGGCCCCGACGAGACCGCCTCCAACCGGCTCCAGGCGGTCTACGCGGCCAGCGGCAAGGCATGGCAGGCCGAGACGCTCACGGTCGACGAACACCTGGACCGGCACGGCCGGGTGATGGAGATCCTCTCCGAACACACCTGCCAGGGCTGGCTGGAGGGCTACCTCCTCACCGGCCGGCACGGGCTGTTCTCCTGCTACGAGGCGTTCGTCCACATCGTCGACTCGATGGTGAACCAGCACATCAAGTGGCTGCGCACCACGCGTCGTCTGCCCTGGCGCGCCCCTATCGCCTCGCTCAACTACCTGCTGACCTCGCACGTGTGGCGCCAGGACCACAACGGCTTCTCCCACCAGGACCCCGGCTTCGTCGACCACATCCTCAACAAGAGTCCCGAGGCCGTCCGGGTCTACTTCCCGCCCGACGCCAACACCCTGCTCTCGGTGGCCGACCATGCGCTGCGCAGCCGCGACTACGTCAACGTGATCGTGGCAGGCAAGCAGCCCTGCTTCGACTGGCTGCCGATGGACGAGGCGACGGTGCACTGTGCGCGCGGCGCCGGCATCTGGGAGTGGGCCGGCACCGAGGACGGCTCGCGGGAGCCCGACGTCGTCCTCGCCTGTGCGGGGGACGTACCGACCCAGGAGGTGCTGGCCGCGGCCCAGTTGCTGCGCCGGCACCTGCCGGAGCTGGCCGTGCGCGTGGTGAACGTCGTGGACATCGCCCGGTTGCTGCCGAGCGGGGAACACCCGCACGGGATGAGCGACTTCGAGTACGACGGACTCCTCACCGCCGACAAACCGGTGATCTTCGCCTACCACGGCTACCCGTGGCTGATCCACCGCCTGGCCTACCGGCGTACCGGTCACCACCACCTGCACGTACGCGGCTACAAGGAGATCGGCACCACGACCACCCCCTTCGACATGGTCGTCCGCAACGACCTCGACCGCTACCGCCTGGTCATGGACGTCATCGACCGCGTTCCCGGCCTCGCGGTCCGCGCGGCGGCCGTACGCCAGAAGATGGAGGACGTACGACAGCGCCACCACGTCTGGATCCGCGAACACGGCACGGACCTGCCCGAGGTGGCCGACTGGACATGGGACGGCTGA
- a CDS encoding DUF1003 domain-containing protein, with protein sequence MSQSATGVRHHPAVIVHHRRRTEDVQLRVADAITRFAGSMPFVYIHAIVFAVWMLFIESNPWPTLTLVVSLEAIFLSTFVMIGQNRQAAFQQIKADHDFVEQELELKTNTELTRAIHTMTMELHRRLVDGDGEQ encoded by the coding sequence ATGAGCCAGTCCGCAACCGGGGTCCGGCACCACCCGGCGGTGATCGTCCACCACCGCAGGCGTACCGAAGACGTCCAGCTGCGTGTCGCCGACGCCATCACCCGATTCGCCGGATCGATGCCGTTCGTCTACATCCATGCGATCGTCTTCGCCGTCTGGATGCTGTTCATCGAGTCGAACCCCTGGCCGACGCTGACCCTTGTGGTGTCACTGGAAGCGATCTTCCTGTCGACGTTCGTCATGATCGGCCAGAACCGGCAGGCGGCCTTCCAGCAGATCAAGGCCGACCACGACTTCGTCGAGCAGGAGCTGGAGCTGAAGACCAACACCGAGCTGACCCGGGCCATCCACACGATGACCATGGAACTCCACAGGCGTCTCGTCGACGGTGACGGCGAGCAGTAG
- a CDS encoding SulP family inorganic anion transporter: MSTTVVRAVRARIALLLPSRSDLAQIRRDPRRDLLAGLTVAIVALPLALGFGVSSGLGAEAGLATAVVAGALAAVFGGSNLQVSGPTGAMTVVLVPIVAQYGPTAVLTVGLMAGAMLVVLAALRAGRYMQYVPAPVIEGFTLGIAGVIGLQQVPNALGMPKPQGDKVLVVTWHAVEEFIKSPHWTAVGLAGAVVVLMLAGARWRPTVPFSIVAVIAATVAAQVAHLEVKPIGDLPAGLPAPSLAFVHLGSLGSLLAPAVAVAALAALESLMSAAAADAMTVGQRHDPDRELLGQGLANIAAPLFGGVPATGAIARTAVNVRTGAGSRLAALTHAVVLAVIVFAAAPLVAKIPLAALAGVLLATAIRMVEVGSLKAMAKATRSDALILVLTAAATLALDLVYAVIIGLVVAGALALRAVARQARFEQLPLDRGDHTVEEHRLLAEHIVAYRIDGPLFFAAAHRFLLELTEVADVRVVILRMSRVSTMDATGALVLKDAVEKLSRRGIVVLASGIRPGQRQVLESVGALQLLRHEGREYASTPEAIRAARDHLETAGVLAAVPTRKTTPKTTDICEEPIR, encoded by the coding sequence ATGAGCACGACTGTCGTCCGGGCGGTGCGGGCCCGGATCGCCTTGCTGCTGCCCTCCCGTTCCGATCTGGCGCAGATACGGCGTGATCCGCGCCGGGACCTGCTCGCCGGTCTCACGGTGGCGATCGTCGCGCTGCCCCTCGCCCTGGGCTTCGGTGTTTCCTCGGGGCTGGGTGCCGAGGCGGGCCTGGCGACCGCGGTGGTCGCCGGCGCACTCGCCGCCGTGTTCGGCGGCTCGAATCTGCAGGTCTCGGGGCCGACCGGAGCCATGACGGTGGTCCTGGTGCCGATCGTCGCGCAGTACGGTCCGACCGCCGTTCTCACGGTGGGTCTGATGGCGGGGGCGATGCTCGTCGTCCTTGCCGCGCTCAGGGCCGGGCGCTATATGCAGTACGTGCCGGCGCCCGTGATCGAGGGCTTCACGCTCGGCATCGCCGGCGTGATCGGGCTCCAACAGGTACCGAACGCGCTCGGCATGCCCAAGCCCCAGGGCGACAAGGTGCTCGTCGTCACCTGGCACGCGGTCGAGGAGTTCATCAAAAGCCCGCACTGGACCGCGGTCGGTCTCGCGGGCGCCGTGGTCGTGCTCATGCTGGCCGGGGCGCGGTGGCGGCCGACCGTGCCGTTCTCCATCGTCGCCGTGATCGCCGCCACGGTCGCTGCCCAGGTCGCCCACCTGGAGGTGAAACCGATCGGCGACCTGCCCGCGGGGCTTCCCGCGCCCTCCCTCGCCTTCGTCCACCTCGGCTCGCTCGGCTCGCTGCTCGCCCCGGCGGTGGCGGTGGCCGCGCTGGCCGCGCTGGAGTCGCTGATGTCCGCGGCCGCCGCCGACGCGATGACGGTGGGTCAGCGGCACGATCCGGACCGGGAGCTTCTCGGCCAGGGCCTGGCCAACATCGCAGCCCCGCTGTTCGGCGGCGTCCCTGCCACCGGCGCCATCGCCCGCACCGCTGTCAATGTCCGCACGGGCGCGGGCTCCCGGCTGGCCGCCCTCACCCACGCCGTGGTCCTCGCCGTGATCGTCTTCGCAGCCGCGCCCCTGGTGGCGAAGATCCCGCTGGCGGCACTGGCGGGCGTGCTGCTGGCCACCGCCATCCGTATGGTCGAGGTCGGCTCGCTGAAGGCCATGGCGAAGGCGACGCGCTCCGATGCGCTGATACTCGTTCTGACAGCGGCGGCGACGCTGGCCCTGGACCTGGTGTACGCCGTGATCATCGGCCTCGTCGTCGCGGGAGCCCTGGCTCTGCGGGCGGTGGCCAGACAGGCCCGTTTCGAGCAGCTTCCCCTGGACCGGGGTGATCACACCGTCGAGGAGCATCGGCTGCTGGCCGAGCACATCGTCGCCTACCGCATCGACGGGCCGCTGTTCTTCGCCGCAGCCCACCGCTTCCTGCTGGAGCTGACCGAAGTCGCGGACGTCCGGGTGGTGATCCTGCGGATGTCGCGGGTGTCGACGATGGACGCCACCGGTGCCCTCGTCCTGAAGGACGCGGTGGAGAAGCTGAGCCGGCGCGGGATCGTCGTGCTGGCCTCGGGGATACGTCCCGGTCAGCGGCAGGTCCTCGAATCCGTCGGTGCGCTGCAGCTGCTGCGGCACGAGGGCCGGGAGTACGCCTCCACGCCTGAGGCGATCCGCGCCGCCCGCGATCACCTGGAGACGGCCGGAGTCCTGGCCGCCGTCCCCACCCGGAAAACGACCCCGAAGACCACAGACATCTGCGAGGAACCCATCCGATGA
- a CDS encoding STAS domain-containing protein translates to MTIDWRYIIEQDLGILSVAGYLGPEAVRRFSGAIGWAVARGTGPVVLDLTELRSWSAEGQLAITEAARRLAEAGRSLELAAIPADGSLVPAGDCPDIPVHCDLAAAFAAHGRGPAAAEQRQQEWRTDGWPA, encoded by the coding sequence ATGACCATCGACTGGCGCTACATCATCGAGCAGGATCTCGGCATTCTCTCCGTCGCCGGCTATCTCGGCCCGGAGGCGGTACGCCGCTTCAGCGGCGCGATCGGCTGGGCCGTCGCCCGCGGCACCGGGCCGGTCGTCCTCGACCTGACCGAGCTGCGCAGCTGGTCCGCCGAAGGCCAGCTGGCCATCACCGAGGCCGCCCGCCGCCTCGCCGAGGCCGGGCGGAGCCTGGAGCTGGCCGCCATCCCCGCCGACGGCTCGCTCGTCCCGGCCGGCGACTGCCCGGACATCCCCGTTCACTGCGACCTGGCAGCTGCGTTTGCCGCCCACGGCCGAGGACCGGCCGCAGCGGAGCAAAGGCAGCAGGAGTGGCGTACGGACGGCTGGCCCGCCTGA
- a CDS encoding ArsR/SmtB family transcription factor → MSVPLYQAKAEFFRMLGHPVRIRVLELLQDGPMPVRELLAAIEVEPSGLSQQLAVLRRSGIVTSTREGSTVVYELAGGDVADLMKAARRILTEMLAGRNELLAELREAEVAAR, encoded by the coding sequence GTGTCGGTTCCGCTGTACCAGGCGAAGGCGGAGTTCTTCCGGATGCTCGGGCATCCGGTGCGGATCCGGGTGCTCGAGCTGTTGCAGGACGGGCCGATGCCGGTGCGGGAGCTGCTGGCCGCCATCGAGGTGGAGCCTTCCGGCCTGTCACAGCAGCTGGCGGTGCTGCGCCGCTCGGGGATCGTCACCTCCACCCGTGAGGGCTCGACCGTCGTCTACGAACTGGCCGGCGGCGATGTCGCGGACCTGATGAAGGCCGCGCGGCGGATCCTGACCGAGATGCTCGCCGGGCGGAACGAGCTGCTGGCCGAGCTGCGGGAAGCCGAGGTCGCCGCCCGATGA